GACAGCTTGCAGGTGTCGATTTTCGAATAATATGGTCTTCTCATAACCTTTGCTTTTAGATTGTTGGCAAATGTGGCTAAATTTGCCTTCCCTACTTACGTTTCTTAGGCaattgttctttgcaaaatgttgtCCCTTCCGTAATTTCCTAATGCTGGTAATTGTTACCTGAATCTGTGATTTCTTGGCCCATCATCCTTTCCCATATAACATACAAGCATAAGGCCATTTGGTGAAATCCTGAACTGATTGCAGGTTCTTGAACGTGATTGCTGCATGTTATTGTTGTCGTTTTCATAGGAACAGTCATTTACGGATTTGATTAAAGTTCCAAGTTCTTTCTTTGGCATATTgtaaacaacagcaacaacaacaaaaaatgaaattcgaCAATGAAGAACACTATTAAGAGGTCAATGATTTTATTATGAACAGGAAACATAAAAAATCGCAAGTGTAAATTTAGCTTCAAGCGCTTTTTAAATAGTCTAAATATTCTCATCACTGTCACAGTCTCACTCGCATTGAACATTTCTctcccccctcccctcccctcccccgcGTCGACAAAATTTTGCAATTCATCAGGAGTTTACACAGTTTATCTTTTGCTTCTTCATCAGGATTCATCAGAATTCGCTCCGTGCAAACGAAAGTCAAGTCTTATCGAAAGGGTTGATAAtctaaattcagcaaaaaaacaaaaacaaaaaaagaaaaaacaaaacaaaacaaaactgaaaagaaaagaaaagaaaaacgagaGTACGCCATTCGATCAAGTAAATAATTGATTGCTTTTTTTCGGTTACTTGAATTTCCCTCACCGATGTAGCAAAACACATTTCCCGTTCTCGCTTGTATACAACTGACGGATGTAATACAGTCCATGCTTTAAATGTCGAGTCCTAATATCCTAATATATACACTGACGACTAAACTGTTAAGCCTTTACCATGATGCTTCAGCTTCTGTGGGAAATTTATTTAGCAGGAGTTATAGCGTAGTGTATGCTCAAGTCATAGCCCCACATCATAGAGGAACTCTTTGATTGAAACTGTTTGTCATATTTTCCCTATCAACAATTTGCGATAAGAAGGCTCGTGCTCCCTTAATTCATCACTGCGAAAATTAGATAAAAGTCCCTTACTTCATCACTGCGAAAATTAGATAGAAAGGCTAGTTGAGTTAAAGTCCATTTTAGCCCTAAAATgtgttgattttatttcaagagACACCCCAGCTTAGCAAATAATCATATCAGAACCTTTCAGTgactttttaaaatgaaaatgcgaatattaaatattatacTTTCATGCTTCTGTCTTTTTAACTTACCAAAATAACAAGGCATTTTCGTTTCTTGAAACACTGAACTTTTCTTTGtctatttttacaaaatttcacCTCAAGCGATCACGAAAGGTCTTCACTTACTTTGCACTTCAAATCAAGAACAGCCGTCTTggattctttttaatttagcTCTAAGACTGAATCCTTTAAACAACTTGTCTCCTTTGTCGGTTCCTTTGAAACCAAAAACTGTcggcaacaaacaaaaacgctTATTTAATCTAAATAATTTCAGAATGACATTCGATTTTAAAGATTAATTGTTGAAGGTGGTCATGAAGATTTTCtcatatttcttcttttttttttctcttttcttttatttctttttttttatttctaccATTACAAGTCTGTCGTAAGCATAAAGCTTGTTTTGTGATTTAAATCTTTAATAGCGTTTCAAATGAATGATGTTTATTCAAGCTCTAAATATGATATTTTATGCTGGCAGACGTACTAAGTAAACTTTCTATCATAAAATTATTGCCGCGTTGAGTTAACTTTCTTACGTTAGAAAGTGTATTTGGAAGAAAGAGCGGAAGCCAAATTTCAGAGCTTTACAAATATCTTGCCTCGTCAATAAACCAAGTtgcatgtttcttttttctttaaacgaagaagaaaaatgtttgcttttaaatCTACTCGAAGAAAAGCTGTATTTTTTAATCTCCCAATTAAACACCTCGTGCCTCAATTCCGTGAGGTATATTTTACTTTTCCACAATATAGACAATTCAACAAATGAGGGAAATTTTAAGTTGACGGATGAATACTGAACACCTGGCTGGAAATTTGGATAACCTATTTCAAAGTTAGgattttatttcataaaattGCTCCGCTAGGGTGAAATTTTGACTGTTTAAAACATTAACTATCAGTTTCCGACAGATTTTCATCGCTTTCCTGGCTTTACAACAAGAGATGTGTCTTTATATAAAAACtggagcaattttttttttggcaatagATTTTATCACGGTAGAAAGTGCAGAAGTTACAAATTGATTTCTTTACACATTAGCTGGTGCAAATGCCAAAAATAAATGTATTTCTCAATGAACTATAGACTGAACGAAACCACTTCAAGGAGGATTGGTTGTCATTTTCTCACTACAATTCAGTACACTTTTTTTCCACCAATGTCAACGCAAATAATTTGAATCATCTTACTGTTCAGTAGAAGATCCTCACAAGAAGACGATCCTCGTGGATAGAAAAATAATATAGCATCacttgaaaaacaacagtattttatcaatttttcttCCGAAGCAGAAGATTGTCAGATTCCTGGTTTAACCAAGAGTTAATTTTTATACAGCATTTCTTCAGGCTTTCTTCTGTGAAGAGGTGTCTTTCAAACGAAAACAGGTTGCATTTGTTAAACTAAAATTGTCACCTCGTGATACACTACACTATAACTGTTCGCGTTTGAGAAGCCGCAGAAAAAATTCAGATTATTGACTTGAAATATTGATTAAGACCACCTTCTCACTCCCCCACGTAAGAAGAACTGCTGCACGGTCTCTCTTACCACTCACATTCAATTCAAAGTGTATCAAAAGCgatgtattttattttttaatgttattattattatcattattattattattattttttaaagtaagGTTTTGAATGACGACATTGTCAGCTGGTGTAATTGGGTCCTGCTTCAATTTCGCTCATTACTGAGTCAAACAAGGAGGAAAATGTgcgtttgttttgtcttttcacTTTTCTGTCACGGAAATTTGAGATTCCAGACAAGTGGCGGGATCGTTAAATGGGTTAACTGGATGAAAAGTTGTGAAATAtgtatgaaattcatatttatactgcggttgtagatggaTGAAAATTCATACTGAAATGTGTTCAGTTTTTATGCGATGACTTTCGGATGTGGAAGCAACATGACTCTTGGTTTACCCGTTTTATCTAGtccctctcttttttttttctttttagtaaaaatagtaataataataataataataataataataataataatatgttgttttaaataataataataatagttttattaaaaaaatcacATAAAATTACAAGTATTCCatcagctaaaaaaaaaactattgacttgtttcaataataatagtaataaacgataaataataaataacgaAGGGAAAATATcaagttgttattttttggagAGGCAAACTGTTAGCAAATATTGCTTTTGTGTCAAATTCTGGCATCTGCCTTTTCTGTAAACAAGCTAAGAATATACTTTCATGATCATGCATTAGTTCACTATTGGAGCTGGATCAGTACTGCAAAACGATGCAATGGTAGCACAGAGCGTACAAGTCTTATTctccttccttttctttgaaatgctTATGGATCACAATTGTTATGAGAGGTCTCAAATTCTCGTTAGTGATCAGGAATAAAGAACACGAATAAAACGTCTTGAAGATCCCTGCATGCTGAATACAGAACACACAAGCAATTACAGTCTGACTATGTTCTCCTTTCTTTATCATCTTGCCTTTCGCTACTCCCTAAACCTTAACCTAACCCGAATCAGAGCTCAAGTTCAAAACGCATTAGACCTCACTGATAAGTTTGAAACCCAAGATAGAACACACAACTTGTTGTAATTGCCATTTATTTAGAGGTCTCTGCCAAAAATCAGCTAAAGTGCTTTTCAACAATGATATACTTGAAATAGACGCCAGTGAGTGTAGCTTACAATCATTTTGATACATTTTGCCTTTATCTTAAGGTttgtcttcaaaatgaaaGCACATAAATATCGATTTTGATAAAGGCGACTAGATATGAAATGTGATATTATcttgataatttttaaatgcttTTAGACTGAAATATAATATGTTAGCAACTTGCAAGTGGTCTTCTTAGCCTTCTTGGTCAGTTATCCAGTTCTGGGATTGATTAAAaggcatttttatttcttcacaCTCTTTCGAACTATTAAGTTTACCTAATACCTACTAGTTGAGATTCTTAGCGATGGTCAAATTAATTGTTAactttaaatatattttactTCCTAtatatctttaaaaaaaaaattataacaatacGGGAAGTTGTTTCCTCTTCGGTTTTCCCAACTGACGCTCTACTGTCGGGTTGTCTTGGTTTCATGAGTAAATTAGAGACATATTTTGGTCACTTGAGGCTTTCTAGATTCAAGACTTAATACATTTGCAGTGTACTCATCTGTCCCCTTTGCTGTAGCTGTTAGGAAGTTGTCTTCCTGACCAGTTCTAGCTGGTTACATATAAGAAATGCATAGACAGTAGTTAGAATATTCCGTGCCTAACACTAACTTTCAGTGGAGTCTTGTCAGTCTACTTACTATAGAGAAGCCGCTTGATTACAGTTTTTCACATGCGCTGAACTACCCAGTAATGATCTCTCAGTGGAAAACCTGATGGAGACACTCTTACTGCTGTACTTGGACACAAATGCCCTATAGACGATTCTCttcgttttgcttttcaagtcTTGTTTTCTAAAAGCATAAGCGAGCGGATTGAACAAGGATGGACAGAGTCTAAGGTAATAAATGATGGTGATAAGAACTTCCGGTATCTGCAGGTTGTCTTGTTGCATGAGTTCCAGTATAAAAAACGGCAACCAACAGATGACATAGAAAAACAGCAGCGCAATGCACCTCAACACAGGTCTTCTCTGTCGCATCTGCAACTTCTTCTCGGTTCGCACGAATTGTGCTGGCAGGTTCTCGCGCGTAATTTTACGATACTGTTTTCTCAACAACATCACCATCTGTGCGTCAAGAAATACCATGAGAACAGAGGGAATCAAGAAAAATACTATTAAGTAGAACAAAAGGTATGGTGTTTCGTGTTTTTGAGAGAGCGCTAAATCCTCCTTGCTTCTATGAATGTCGACATCCAGTATCCACGAAAGTCGAACCAACGATGTGAGACTTAAAAGCCAAATCAGGGCAAGAATTACACAAACTCTCCTTCGTTGGACGATATCACGATAACGCAATGCCCACATGATATAGAGATAACGATCGCATGTTATGACAGTAATATGTAGAACCGTCGATAGCGAAATGATTCTGAAAAAGACATTGCAACTTATGCACACTGGGGACGAGTACGTCGAGCTACATGCCACTAGTAGAGGAATCCCGAGAAATCCAACAAGGAAATCAGACACAGCTAAGCTGACCAGAATTGCGTTGCTTGTTGATCTGATGTTGGAAGAGCAACCGATCAGTAAAATGACACCGCCATTCATTACAAGAATGAAAACCATGAACACCAATGCAGGGATTGTATCCAGAGGTATATGAGGATAGAGAACTTCGTGATGTGtcatattttctttgctttcctGTAAACTCATGTTCGTTTTAGTTAGCTATGCTGTGGGTGCTTGACAAATGTCGTTCAAGGAAATGACATAAACCGTCTTAAGGTTCTGCTGCAATTAAcgaaaacacaagaaaaaagaaaatagaatgCACCATTAGACTCTCTTTCCCTTGAAGCAGCTATAGTAACTAAGTGGTATGATTCCTTCCACTATCACTGTTTGCTGCTTGAAATACTTTTAAGACAGCTGTATTTGTCCAAAATGACACGTGGCTTGGCCGTGAAGCCAACGTATTTGCTTTTGATGTTTGCAGTTGCAAACGTTGGGAATATTACTCGACCAAGACTTGTTATCGGAAGTTGTATATGCACTTCTAAACTTTCCTTTTCatgtacttttgttttctgaagCGTATACTACAAGACTACCGTCGATgttcttttgaaactttctTTTAACTCTTATGCAGGTTGCAAATCATTCCAAGGCTTTTACACTTAAATCACATTTGGatgaaatgcatttttttataatttcgtGATCAACGAAACAGATATCAGTATTCAAAATTTAGCCTGTGATTGGGATATAGACACGTACCGAAAAATCGTAAATGTTCAACAGTTAATTAACAGAagcagaaaggaaaagaacaaaagaaacattcTAAAGACGACATGGAAATGCAAAACACCGTAGTTCATTCATTGGATATTTTCTTTAACCCACTTTTAACTCAGTTGTGTTGGTTACTTACATAAAACCGAGAGGCGATTGTTGGTTAATGCATTGATGTAACCTTGCTGAAAGACTTGGGCACGCACGACTGTCTTCCTTTTAAAACTTTTAGTTCATATAGATGACTACATTTTGAAACTGTTCGATCCACGGTACTATTGTTGAGACATTTTTATAGAATCACTGCTTGACAGTGCAAGATGTTTGTACGGTTTGTCACCTTATTTCCCATCATCCATTACAACTATTCGCATTGGTAGCTCATCTCATTTCGTTTCATGTCAGTCCTGCTATTACTATTTTTTGTCAGTCCGTTGTATAACACAAGAAACCGTGTTTTCTCAAGGTTACAATTTTCTAAATTCTGTCAAATATTAATCGGCAATCGTGGATGTTTGGGTTTACGGAATGCTACTTTATGCTTtacatttgaatgaaaaacaattgatTCGAGATACGTTTAGAAAAGAAGGTCAAAagacttttcaataaaaagAGAGAAGAACTGTCAGTTATTAAATTGGTACATTGAACGTTGATTCAAAAAGCgttcttttttcctctttttttttttcaaagtttggcCAACTAAAATTCACCGCTGCATAACTTAGCTTAATGCATatgaaaaaaacagtaaaccaCCGATGATGGGAAGTTAAAATactaaaatgaataaaagcTTTTGAACATTATCGTTCTAAGGAACTTTCTcgcaaacaggaaaaaaaaaaaggcaacgTAAACTTTATCAGGTGCTGTTAGAAAGACATGAGGAACCATCAGCGAGTGGATATGTCTGTATTTACAAGGGACTGGCGTTGCAATGTTTACTGCGTAAGCTCCTTCTTAAGGTCTAGCCTCTTTCCCTGAGACATTAAAGACCACAGGGTTCCGAATAAAGGCACTTAGAAAATTTCCGAAAACGACGTGTATCAATTCTCACCGTTTTCTTCAAAGACTGGTTCTCTGTCGGCCAAACTtctctttaattttaaattgctgTTGATGAGGAAGCTAAGCGGCGTGGGAGAATTTAAGACTGCTGTAGTAGAGAGCGAACTACTTTTGTAGGCAAACTTAAACTGATTAGTTTCTTTGAGTGACAATTTAAATTGACTTGTCGTTATTGCACCAATTCATTTCGACTGTTATGTGATATCAGGAAAATATTACTAGGAATTCCTGTGTTAGCAAGTGCACCGTAGATTATGAAAAGAGCTTCTAGTAGTTGCAATTAAGTGCAAATGGTGCCAAAGATATGATTTGAAAAGTAATCCAATCTGATCCAATCTCGGAGACCTTTGTCATTTAACTGAGGAATTGAATGCGGCTTTCAGTCGGGATATGACCCATTCTTTGCCAAAATTTCGACAACAAATTGGTGggtttatttcagtttcaaaCGAACAGAACACAGCAAATATTATTGCGTTGTTATGTACGCTGAATGACAATGGCGTCATCAGCCTTTTGAGAGATAAGTGCCAGATGGTTTCATGGCGACCAAACAAATCTTTGTCAAGTTTTCCGTGACTTATAAATTATTCAAGAGCGTCCTGTATTGTTCAATTCTTTGGTCACAAAATTAGATGAAGAAAACGGATGTATAAATTCACATCAAAACGAGTACTAATGCATGGTTCGTCATTTATGAAATTTTTAAGTTGGAAACCCCTTCAGTAGACAAATAACTACAAAATCACGCAAGTTACTAGATAAGTCCTTTATGCTTCAGCTTTGAGCTgtatttgcaattttttttttcgaaaaaaaaagtacagaCAGCAAAAGACAAAGGGATAT
This portion of the Acropora palmata chromosome 13, jaAcrPala1.3, whole genome shotgun sequence genome encodes:
- the LOC141863618 gene encoding uncharacterized protein LOC141863618 isoform X2; this translates as MPKKELGTLIKSVNDCSYENDNNNMQQSRSRTCNQFRISPNGLMLVCYMGKDDGPRNHRFSSKACFVWKPEHFEVQGYGGTSSMTSG
- the LOC141863623 gene encoding adenosine receptor A3-like; this encodes MSLQESKENMTHHEVLYPHIPLDTIPALVFMVFILVMNGGVILLIGCSSNIRSTSNAILVSLAVSDFLVGFLGIPLLVACSSTYSSPVCISCNVFFRIISLSTVLHITVITCDRYLYIMWALRYRDIVQRRRVCVILALIWLLSLTSLVRLSWILDVDIHRSKEDLALSQKHETPYLLFYLIVFFLIPSVLMVFLDAQMVMLLRKQYRKITRENLPAQFVRTEKKLQMRQRRPVLRCIALLFFYVICWLPFFILELMQQDNLQIPEVLITIIYYLRLCPSLFNPLAYAFRKQDLKSKTKRIVYRAFVSKYSSKSVSIRFSTERSLLGSSAHVKNCNQAASL